One region of uncultured Sulfurimonas sp. genomic DNA includes:
- a CDS encoding flavodoxin, with the protein MQKIGLFYASSTGNTENIANKIKNKMTDVEVELHNISECSDDALDKYKFIIIGASTWGEGDLQDDWEDYFPNLQKTDFSTKTVALFGLGDQEEYCDNYLDAMGIIYDEVIKNGATVVGSWPTEGYEHDESRAIQNGEFVGLALDEDNQEELSDERIEVWIEQISPYF; encoded by the coding sequence ATGCAAAAAATAGGACTATTTTACGCCAGTTCAACTGGAAATACTGAAAATATAGCAAACAAAATTAAAAATAAAATGACAGATGTAGAGGTTGAACTTCATAATATATCTGAGTGTAGCGATGATGCTTTAGATAAGTATAAGTTTATTATTATAGGAGCTTCTACATGGGGAGAAGGAGATCTTCAAGATGATTGGGAAGATTATTTTCCAAATCTTCAAAAGACAGACTTCTCCACAAAAACAGTAGCTTTATTTGGTCTTGGTGATCAAGAAGAGTATTGTGACAACTACTTAGATGCTATGGGAATTATATATGATGAAGTTATAAAAAATGGAGCTACTGTAGTTGGTTCATGGCCAACTGAGGGTTATGAACATGATGAATCAAGAGCAATACAAAATGGCGAATTTGTAGGTCTTGCACTTGATGAAGACAACCAAGAAGAACTAAGCGATGAACGCATTGAGGTTTGGATTGAGCAGATAAGTCCATATTTTTAA
- a CDS encoding transcriptional repressor, protein MSIEKLNECIKIKRANHSRAREALYEILLNSDECLNVSEITKKLSQNYPKKISLNSLYRHLNFFIDCELVVAIQDNHKRAYYHLKDSNLMTFCICTKCSSVFKVNSQNIIPYIKNIDAEFITIHKICNKCNTNSN, encoded by the coding sequence ATGAGCATAGAAAAATTAAATGAATGTATAAAGATAAAAAGAGCAAATCATTCTAGAGCCAGAGAAGCTTTGTATGAGATACTCCTTAATAGCGATGAGTGCTTAAATGTTTCTGAGATAACAAAAAAACTATCCCAAAACTACCCTAAAAAAATTTCACTTAACTCTTTATATAGACATTTGAATTTTTTTATAGATTGCGAGCTTGTTGTTGCTATACAAGACAATCACAAAAGAGCTTACTACCACTTAAAAGATAGTAATTTAATGACATTTTGTATTTGTACAAAATGCTCAAGCGTATTTAAAGTAAATTCTCAAAATATCATTCCATATATTAAAAATATAGATGCAGAGTTTATTACTATTCATAAAATATGCAATAAATGCAACACAAATTCTAATTGA
- a CDS encoding TonB-dependent receptor, which translates to MNKIKISATLALLMSCSAFAAEDMKAIEVVSIATKTQKSIDGVAATVEVVTQKEIEKMGASSLKDILDKTPGLTMEYGTFPSASSKSKSSISIRGMGANGTLFLLDGRRLAGEVKNPYDLERIPASIVERIEIVKGPMSSLYGADAVGGVINIITKRPSDEMKIDVGARYGANKDGDAQSVNLSLSLQGKEDAFGYSAYAGLITTDPYTQKEVADTYAKTGAGNIKPSAHPMPSINTKIKDSYDVDTTYREDSSIYTLGTRLSYDFTSDFVMGIDVNYFKEERDGVYIGYTHPAGTTPAVPIYNTPVNSHDENNRLDLSVDAEFAPTDDLNIKARIYNSKYEKRNSTTAKYWADFSYPSESASENAAMNADVDITVYEASATYLATDTHLLTGGAEYRDEKRKSSVFNNNVSTTEKKVEYKSVYLQDEWEVSDKFDTILGARYEDISNAENKPTARVGGIYEFDKLAKLRANFAQGFRTADIREMYINMDTPNGPQRGADVMGYDLKPESTDAFEIGLGGRNKKLSYDLVVFYNQIKNKIEETKVGAITTFQNIAKANTKGAELSFSYLLLENLNSKFFWTELRTENEETKKDLEYNPERTLMLSFDYQATKNLGFGLVGKHIGQQRYTKILNMGAPTQTSVPDSKTDAFNTLDLTIDYKVGKNIELYGGVNNVTDTKVEDILGSNVGVYYFAGLRGRF; encoded by the coding sequence ATGAATAAGATAAAAATAAGTGCAACTTTAGCACTACTAATGAGTTGCTCAGCTTTTGCTGCAGAAGATATGAAAGCTATTGAGGTTGTTAGCATCGCTACAAAAACTCAAAAAAGTATAGATGGAGTTGCTGCTACGGTTGAAGTAGTTACACAAAAAGAGATAGAGAAGATGGGAGCATCTAGCTTAAAAGATATTTTAGATAAAACTCCTGGTCTTACAATGGAATATGGAACTTTTCCAAGTGCGAGTTCAAAGAGTAAATCATCTATTAGCATCCGTGGTATGGGAGCAAATGGAACTCTATTTTTACTAGATGGAAGACGTTTAGCTGGTGAAGTTAAAAACCCTTATGATTTAGAGCGTATTCCAGCTTCTATAGTTGAGAGAATCGAAATCGTAAAAGGTCCTATGAGCTCACTTTATGGTGCAGATGCTGTTGGTGGTGTTATAAACATCATCACTAAAAGACCTAGTGATGAGATGAAGATAGATGTTGGAGCTAGATATGGTGCAAACAAAGATGGAGATGCACAAAGTGTAAACTTATCTTTAAGTCTTCAAGGCAAAGAAGATGCATTTGGTTATAGTGCTTATGCAGGTTTAATAACAACTGATCCATACACACAAAAAGAGGTAGCTGATACTTATGCAAAAACTGGTGCGGGTAATATTAAACCATCTGCACATCCAATGCCTTCTATAAACACAAAAATAAAAGACTCTTATGATGTTGATACAACATATAGAGAAGATAGTAGCATCTATACTTTAGGAACAAGACTCTCTTATGATTTTACAAGTGATTTTGTAATGGGTATAGATGTTAACTACTTTAAAGAAGAAAGAGATGGAGTTTATATTGGTTATACTCATCCAGCAGGAACTACACCCGCAGTTCCAATTTATAATACTCCTGTAAATTCACATGATGAAAACAACAGATTAGATTTAAGTGTAGATGCAGAGTTTGCACCAACAGACGATTTAAACATCAAAGCTCGCATCTATAACTCTAAGTACGAAAAAAGAAATAGTACAACTGCTAAGTATTGGGCAGATTTTAGTTACCCATCTGAGAGTGCATCTGAAAATGCTGCTATGAATGCTGATGTTGATATTACAGTTTATGAAGCATCTGCTACTTACCTTGCAACTGATACTCACCTTCTTACAGGTGGCGCTGAATATAGAGATGAAAAAAGAAAATCTTCTGTATTTAATAACAATGTTAGTACAACAGAGAAAAAAGTTGAATACAAATCAGTATATCTTCAAGATGAGTGGGAAGTATCTGATAAGTTTGACACAATTCTTGGTGCGAGATATGAAGACATAAGTAATGCTGAGAACAAACCAACAGCTCGTGTTGGCGGTATTTATGAGTTTGACAAACTAGCAAAACTAAGAGCAAACTTTGCACAAGGCTTTCGTACAGCAGATATCAGAGAGATGTATATAAATATGGACACTCCAAACGGTCCTCAACGTGGAGCTGATGTTATGGGTTATGACTTAAAACCTGAGTCAACAGATGCTTTTGAAATTGGTCTTGGTGGACGAAATAAAAAACTAAGTTATGATTTAGTTGTGTTTTATAATCAAATCAAAAATAAAATAGAAGAAACTAAAGTAGGTGCAATTACAACATTTCAAAATATAGCAAAGGCAAATACTAAAGGTGCAGAATTGTCTTTTAGTTACTTACTTCTTGAGAACTTAAACTCTAAATTCTTTTGGACTGAACTAAGAACTGAAAATGAAGAGACAAAAAAAGATTTAGAATATAATCCTGAGAGAACTTTAATGCTTAGTTTTGACTACCAAGCTACAAAAAATCTTGGATTTGGTTTAGTTGGTAAACATATTGGACAACAACGTTATACAAAAATACTAAACATGGGAGCACCAACTCAAACTTCTGTACCAGATTCAAAAACAGATGCTTTTAATACTCTTGACTTAACTATTGATTATAAAGTAGGAAAAAATATAGAACTTTACGGTGGTGTCAACAATGTAACTGACACAAAAGTTGAAGATATTTTAGGCTCAAACGTAGGCGTTTACTACTTTGCAGGGCTTAGAGGGCGTTTCTAA
- a CDS encoding biopolymer transporter ExbD, translating to MRKKRETIAPDLTPVIDIVFILLIFFMVTSVFKKDDVILALNLPDLQAVAQSSDEKSITIELSKDELAIDGKKYSFENSQELFKSYKKDIKILIRIDKKVEYERVMKLFDRLQENQLTSFSLVAQEAK from the coding sequence ATGCGTAAAAAAAGAGAGACAATAGCACCAGATTTAACTCCGGTGATAGATATTGTTTTTATACTGTTGATATTTTTTATGGTGACTTCTGTCTTTAAAAAAGATGATGTTATCTTAGCGCTTAATCTTCCAGACTTACAAGCAGTTGCACAAAGTAGTGATGAGAAAAGTATAACCATAGAGTTATCTAAAGATGAACTTGCAATAGATGGAAAAAAATATAGTTTTGAAAACTCACAGGAGCTGTTTAAAAGTTATAAAAAAGATATAAAAATACTCATTCGTATAGATAAAAAAGTTGAATATGAAAGGGTTATGAAGTTGTTTGACAGACTTCAAGAAAATCAACTAACCTCATTTTCACTAGTCGCCCAAGAGGCAAAATAA
- a CDS encoding MotA/TolQ/ExbB proton channel family protein: MNIQQYIDQGGPIVMVLIAMLALGLIIMLWKFLIILSFMFKKQKCSECIKVLPKFSDISVVELIVHDKMHSIEKGLESVKIIATVSPLLGLLGTVIGIYTAFVSISVNGLENPAFFADGISMAMITTIAGLIVAIPHYIGYNYLVNMMDKLELAFTQELYLYVKSKDA, from the coding sequence ATGAATATACAACAATATATAGATCAAGGTGGTCCAATAGTTATGGTTTTAATTGCCATGTTAGCTTTAGGACTTATCATAATGTTATGGAAATTTTTGATTATTTTAAGTTTTATGTTTAAAAAACAAAAATGTAGTGAGTGCATAAAAGTACTTCCTAAATTTAGTGATATCTCAGTAGTTGAGCTAATAGTTCACGATAAGATGCACTCTATAGAAAAAGGTTTAGAGAGCGTAAAAATAATAGCTACAGTATCTCCACTTTTAGGACTTTTAGGAACTGTTATAGGGATTTATACAGCTTTTGTTAGCATCTCTGTAAATGGACTTGAAAATCCCGCTTTTTTTGCTGATGGCATCTCAATGGCGATGATAACAACCATAGCAGGTTTAATAGTCGCTATTCCTCACTACATAGGTTATAACTACCTTGTAAACATGATGGATAAACTCGAACTTGCATTTACTCAAGAGTTGTACTTGTATGTAAAGTCTAAAGATGCGTAA
- a CDS encoding energy transducer TonB, whose protein sequence is MYLLTKDYKTDYQDKSLLLLSLVVVSLIFITAIQSSKYITISTPIPYKVDEKIISIVITPAPVVKKEPKPEVKKVVKKEIKKVVKTKVIEKVVKKKIVEKKAIKQKVVQKTEIVKEVVKKVEVVKTPAVTQPIKVQETPVVPVFDAQMKTSFIAGLYSMLDERKTYPRMAKRRKLEGVSEISFTLEKDGSIKNVFLSKSSGHKILDKAALKILNSMEFYKAIPDAVSLASLNLNIPIKYSRN, encoded by the coding sequence ATGTATTTATTAACCAAAGATTACAAAACTGATTATCAAGACAAGTCTCTACTACTTTTAAGTTTAGTTGTAGTTTCTTTAATTTTTATAACAGCGATTCAAAGTTCAAAGTATATTACTATCTCCACACCGATTCCCTACAAAGTCGATGAAAAGATAATATCTATAGTAATAACTCCTGCTCCTGTTGTTAAAAAAGAGCCAAAGCCAGAAGTTAAAAAAGTAGTTAAAAAAGAGATTAAGAAAGTTGTTAAAACTAAAGTTATAGAAAAAGTTGTTAAGAAAAAAATAGTTGAAAAAAAAGCTATAAAACAAAAAGTAGTTCAAAAAACGGAAATTGTCAAAGAAGTTGTAAAAAAAGTAGAAGTTGTAAAAACTCCAGCCGTTACACAACCCATTAAAGTTCAAGAAACTCCTGTTGTACCAGTTTTTGATGCACAGATGAAAACATCATTTATTGCCGGTCTTTACTCTATGTTAGATGAGAGAAAAACTTATCCAAGAATGGCTAAAAGAAGAAAACTAGAAGGAGTAAGTGAGATTAGTTTTACATTAGAAAAAGATGGCTCTATCAAGAATGTATTTTTAAGCAAAAGTAGCGGACACAAGATTCTAGATAAAGCTGCACTTAAAATCTTAAACTCTATGGAGTTTTATAAAGCTATACCAGATGCTGTAAGTTTGGCATCTTTAAATCTAAATATACCCATAAAATACTCAAGGAATTAG
- a CDS encoding ABC transporter substrate-binding protein: MKKIFYAFLLSLVTLMAPASADEKIDKIVIAGPFASVSHPLLHMIERAALKDVAKEVEFRLWKNPDELRAIVIKGDVDFVAIPTNTAAILNNKGIDIKLLNVSIWGVLGMISRDETLKSLKDYKGKKIAVPFRADMPDIVFKQLLKKQGLDPKKDFDLVYVSSPVDAMQMLILRRVDHALLAEPAISMALRKTKSFPVKLIAPDLYRSVDLQEEWARVYNTDSSVPQAGMAVLGHMTNKKVISRFLQEYDKSLQWYMSHPKEAGKLVASKIDLLSEDGVADSVAHVNLKSVTAVDAKEKMEFFFNILKEEDPKSIGGKLPQESFYYKED; the protein is encoded by the coding sequence ATGAAAAAGATATTTTATGCTTTTTTACTCTCTCTTGTTACTTTAATGGCTCCAGCATCTGCGGATGAAAAAATAGATAAAATAGTTATTGCAGGACCGTTTGCATCTGTTTCTCATCCTTTACTACATATGATAGAGCGAGCTGCTTTAAAAGATGTTGCAAAAGAAGTGGAGTTTAGACTTTGGAAAAATCCTGATGAACTTCGTGCTATTGTTATAAAAGGAGATGTTGATTTTGTTGCAATCCCTACAAATACAGCAGCTATACTTAATAACAAAGGAATTGATATAAAACTCTTAAATGTTTCTATTTGGGGTGTTCTTGGCATGATTAGTAGAGATGAAACACTAAAGAGTTTAAAAGACTATAAAGGTAAAAAGATAGCAGTTCCTTTTCGTGCAGATATGCCCGACATAGTATTTAAACAACTTCTTAAAAAACAAGGCTTAGATCCTAAAAAAGATTTTGATTTAGTTTATGTGAGTTCACCTGTAGATGCTATGCAGATGCTAATTTTAAGACGAGTTGATCACGCACTTTTAGCAGAACCTGCGATTTCAATGGCTCTTCGTAAAACAAAATCATTTCCAGTAAAGTTGATAGCACCAGATTTATATAGAAGTGTTGATTTGCAAGAAGAGTGGGCTAGGGTTTACAATACTGACAGTAGTGTTCCTCAAGCTGGTATGGCAGTACTAGGTCACATGACAAATAAAAAAGTTATCTCTCGCTTTTTACAAGAGTATGATAAATCATTACAATGGTATATGTCTCATCCTAAAGAAGCAGGAAAGCTTGTAGCTAGTAAGATTGACTTACTAAGCGAAGATGGTGTGGCAGACTCTGTTGCTCATGTAAATTTAAAAAGTGTTACAGCAGTAGATGCAAAAGAAAAGATGGAATTTTTCTTCAATATATTAAAAGAAGAAGATCCTAAAAGTATTGGTGGTAAACTTCCACAAGAAAGTTTTTATTATAAAGAGGATTAA
- a CDS encoding ABC transporter permease, with the protein MKFALKIIKDFPTYLWSGWGAIASILLFIALWDMGNQVYGDLVLPSPLETFNTLFAMLQDESVIAEIKTTLYRASIGFGISLLVGTSLGLIAGFFVTASMMSRPIVTILVGMPPIAWIVLAMIWFGMGDETVIFTVIVASFPIIFVGALQGTRTLDGDLKEMAESFKLPWYMKFFDVYFPHIFSYVFPAWVSGLGMAWKIVVMAELLATSDGIGASLAVARSQLDTPTALALVVIMIGSLMFVEYIILEPIKREVELWRD; encoded by the coding sequence ATGAAATTTGCTTTAAAGATTATAAAAGATTTTCCAACTTATCTTTGGAGTGGTTGGGGTGCTATAGCTTCTATATTGCTTTTTATCGCTTTGTGGGATATGGGAAATCAAGTTTATGGTGATTTGGTTTTACCATCACCATTAGAGACATTTAACACTCTCTTTGCAATGCTTCAAGATGAGTCTGTTATAGCTGAGATTAAAACTACTTTGTATCGTGCATCTATAGGTTTTGGCATCTCTTTACTTGTGGGAACATCTCTTGGACTTATTGCTGGTTTCTTTGTAACAGCATCTATGATGAGTCGCCCTATAGTAACTATCTTAGTTGGTATGCCACCTATCGCGTGGATTGTTTTAGCAATGATTTGGTTTGGTATGGGAGATGAAACTGTTATTTTTACAGTTATAGTTGCATCTTTTCCTATCATATTTGTTGGAGCTTTGCAAGGAACTCGTACACTTGATGGTGATCTAAAAGAGATGGCTGAGAGTTTTAAGTTGCCTTGGTATATGAAGTTTTTTGATGTATATTTTCCGCATATTTTCTCTTATGTTTTTCCTGCGTGGGTAAGTGGTCTTGGTATGGCTTGGAAGATAGTTGTTATGGCTGAACTTCTTGCTACAAGTGATGGTATCGGTGCATCTTTAGCAGTTGCTAGAAGTCAGTTAGATACACCAACTGCTTTAGCTTTAGTTGTTATTATGATTGGTTCACTTATGTTTGTTGAGTATATTATTTTAGAGCCGATTAAAAGAGAGGTTGAGTTATGGAGAGATTAG